Part of the Crossiella cryophila genome, CACGAAGGTCGCGCAGGCCACTGCGAGCTGTCGCCTCATCTGGCCAGTGCAACACGCCCCGCCAACCCCCGAACACGCAGAACCACCGGCAGGACCGGGCGCAAGTGAACCCAATCCGCCCCCCACTGCGTTGCCCGATGCGGAGGACCGACGATGAGGGGAGCGCCCGTGTCACGGCACGTGCTCACGGTGGACCGGGACAGCGGCTATCGCACCATTTCCGCCGCGCTGCTGGACGCCCGCAACGGCACGGTGATCTCCGTGCTGCCCGGCCGCTACGACGAGTCCCTGGAAGTCACCAAGGTGGTCACCATCGCGGCCAGCGACGCCCGCGGCAGCGTGGAAGTCGTGTCCCGGCAGGGCAGCGTCCTCCGGCTCGCCGCCGAGGCGGTCAAGATCACCGGGCTTGTCCTGCGCGGCCAGCACGAGGATCTGCCCGCGGTGGACATCGCGCGCGGCCAGGCCGCCGTCGAGGACTGCGAGATCATCGGCGCCGCCTGGACCGCGGTGCTGGCCCGCAACTCCGGCTCCCTGGCCATGCGCGGCTGCCGGGTCACCAACCCGGCGGGCGCCGGGATCGTGGTCACCTCCCCCGCGCCCAGCACCATCGAGGACTGCGTCATCGAGCACGTGCACACCTCCGCGGTGGTGATCGCCGAACGCGGCAACCCGGTGGTCCGCGACTGCACCCTGCGGCACGCCAAGGGAAACGGCGTCTGCGCCAACGGCCAGGCCCAGGGCACCATCGCGCACTGCGACATCTCCGCCACCGAACGCCCCGGCATCGCCCTGGAGGAGGACAGCGCCACCCGCGTGCTGGACACCACCGTGCGGGACACCGCCAGCGGCGTGTTCATCAGCACGCACGCCTCGCCGGTGCTGGAGGAATGCCGGATCACCAGCACCACCGGCGACGGCATCACCGTGGCCGAGGGCGCGGACCCGGTGCTGCGCCGCTGCCGCACCACCCGCACCGGCGGCGCGGGCATCCGGGTCACCGGCCGATCCCGGGGCTCCTTCGAGGAATGCGAGGTCGCCGAGGCAGGCGGCGCGGGCATCCAGGTCGACGAGGCCAGCGGACCGTCGTTCACCCGCACCACCGTGCGTGGCGGCAAGTCGGTCGGCCTGCTGGTCACCGACGGCGCGACCGCCGAGTTCGACCGCCTGGAGATCAGGGACACCGCCGGACCCGGCGTGCAGGTGGCCGCCGCGGCCAACCCGCTGCTGCGCCGCGCCACCCTGGAAGGCTGCCGGGGCAACGGGATCGAGGTCACCGGCAACGGCCGCGGCCGCCTGGAGGACTGCGAGATCCGGGAAGCCGGGCAGGCCGGGCTGAGCGTGTCCGAGGGCGGCAGCCCGTACGTCAGCTCCCTGCGGGTGCGCCAGTCCACCGGACCCGGCGTGCTGATCGGACCCGGTGGCGTGGGTTCGTTGCGGGACTGCGAGATCGGCGAGTCCACTTCGGACGGTGTGCTGGTCGCCGACGGCGGCGAACTCGTGCTCTCCCGCTCCTCGGTCCGCCGCTGCACCGGCCACGGCGTGCACCTTTCCGCTGGCGCACGGGCGAAACTGACCGCAGACGACTTCAGCGGCAACGGCCGGGACGGCCTGCGGATCGACTCCGCGGACGCGGTCAGCGTGCTGGACTGCACCACCGCCGACAACACCGGCAGCGGCCTGCGGGTCACCGTGCCCACCACCCGGCTGTCGGTGGAAAACCTGACCAGCACCGGAAACCGCACCCCGGACACCGACGGCAGCACCGCCACCACCACCGCCGAACCCACTCCCGCCCAGCAGACCCAGCAGGCCGAGCCCGACGAGGACGCGCCGCTGGCCAAGCTGGAAGCCCTGGTCGGCCTCACCGCGGTCAAGCACCAGGTGAAAACCCTGGTGAACCTCAACAAAATGGCCCGCCGCCGCCAGGAAGCCGGACTGATCGCCCCGCCCACCAGCCGGCACCTGATCTTCGCCGGACCACCCGGCACCGGCAAGACCACCGTGGCCCGGCTCTACGGCAGCATCCTGGCCGAACTCGGCGTGCTGCGCGAAGGCCACCTGGTCGAGGTGGCCCGCGCCGACCTGGTCGCGCAGATCGTCGGCGGCACCGCGATCAAGACCACCGAGACCTTCACCAAGGCCCTCGGCGGCGTGCTGTTCATCGACGAGGCGTACACACTCACCGCGCAGGGCAAGGGCAGCGGCCCCGACTTCGGCCGGGAAGCCGTGGACACCCTGGTCAAACTCATGGAGGACCACCGCGACGACCTGGTCGTGGTCGCCGCGGGCTATCACAAGGAAATGGACGCCTTCCTGCAGTCCAACCCCGGCCTGGCCTCCCGGTTCACCCGCACCATCGAGTTCGAGAACTACACCACCGACGAACTCGTCACCATCGTGCAGCGCATGTGCGGCGCCCACCAGTACCAGGTGCCCGAGGAGACCCGGACCACCCTTTCCGTCCACTTCGGACAGATGTCCCGCGGTGAGGACTTCGGCAACGGCCGCGCCGCACGCAAGGTGTTCGAGGAAATGGTGGACCGCCAGGCGTTCCGGCTGGCCAACGAAACCGAGGCGGACGACCAGAGCCTGTCCCTGCTGCTCCCGGCCGACGTGCCCGGCGGCGCGGATCCCGGCGCCCCCGACGACGAGAGCACCCTGGCCGGACTGCGTCAGCGACTCGACTCGATGATCGGCCTCGGCGGCGTCAAGGAGGCGATCAACGACCTGGTCAACCTGATCGCCACCGCCCGGCAACGACGCCAGGCCGG contains:
- a CDS encoding right-handed parallel beta-helix repeat-containing protein, translating into MSRHVLTVDRDSGYRTISAALLDARNGTVISVLPGRYDESLEVTKVVTIAASDARGSVEVVSRQGSVLRLAAEAVKITGLVLRGQHEDLPAVDIARGQAAVEDCEIIGAAWTAVLARNSGSLAMRGCRVTNPAGAGIVVTSPAPSTIEDCVIEHVHTSAVVIAERGNPVVRDCTLRHAKGNGVCANGQAQGTIAHCDISATERPGIALEEDSATRVLDTTVRDTASGVFISTHASPVLEECRITSTTGDGITVAEGADPVLRRCRTTRTGGAGIRVTGRSRGSFEECEVAEAGGAGIQVDEASGPSFTRTTVRGGKSVGLLVTDGATAEFDRLEIRDTAGPGVQVAAAANPLLRRATLEGCRGNGIEVTGNGRGRLEDCEIREAGQAGLSVSEGGSPYVSSLRVRQSTGPGVLIGPGGVGSLRDCEIGESTSDGVLVADGGELVLSRSSVRRCTGHGVHLSAGARAKLTADDFSGNGRDGLRIDSADAVSVLDCTTADNTGSGLRVTVPTTRLSVENLTSTGNRTPDTDGSTATTTAEPTPAQQTQQAEPDEDAPLAKLEALVGLTAVKHQVKTLVNLNKMARRRQEAGLIAPPTSRHLIFAGPPGTGKTTVARLYGSILAELGVLREGHLVEVARADLVAQIVGGTAIKTTETFTKALGGVLFIDEAYTLTAQGKGSGPDFGREAVDTLVKLMEDHRDDLVVVAAGYHKEMDAFLQSNPGLASRFTRTIEFENYTTDELVTIVQRMCGAHQYQVPEETRTTLSVHFGQMSRGEDFGNGRAARKVFEEMVDRQAFRLANETEADDQSLSLLLPADVPGGADPGAPDDESTLAGLRQRLDSMIGLGGVKEAINDLVNLIATARQRRQAGLPVPAISNHLVFAGAPGTGKTTVARLYGELLAALGVLRKGHLVEVARADLVGRYIGHTAHLTREAFTSARGGVLFIDEAYALTPVGGAGGDFGQEAVDTLVKLMEDHRDDTVVIVAGYSAEMRTFLASNTGLASRFSRHIEFANYSTDDLVTIVHRMAGGNGYECAPETITAVREHFAAVPRDETFGNARYARQVLETMMTRQAGRLSGTSAPTVHDLRLLLPADLP